From a region of the Bacteroidota bacterium genome:
- a CDS encoding SRPBCC family protein: MESRNLFDISVIINAPPGHVWGIMADVERWPEWTTSVRKVRRLQDGPLTVGSKMWIYQPKLPPALWHVTALEHESGFTGTTSSPGVTVTAHHAILPASEGSRVTLSIRFSGLLGPLLARMTSSLNNRYLKLEADGLKKRSEETYSS; encoded by the coding sequence ATGGAGTCCAGGAATCTTTTCGATATCAGTGTCATCATCAACGCTCCTCCCGGGCATGTTTGGGGGATCATGGCTGATGTTGAGCGGTGGCCCGAGTGGACCACGAGCGTGAGAAAGGTGAGACGCCTGCAGGACGGCCCTTTAACCGTGGGATCGAAAATGTGGATTTATCAGCCCAAGCTTCCTCCGGCACTCTGGCATGTCACCGCACTGGAGCACGAGTCGGGCTTTACAGGGACCACTTCCAGTCCCGGCGTAACGGTGACCGCCCATCATGCCATTTTGCCGGCTTCTGAGGGCTCGAGGGTAACTCTTTCGATTAGATTTTCAGGATTACTGGGGCCATTGCTCGCGAGAATGACCTCCAGCCTGAATAATCGATACCTAAAGCTTGAGGCTGACGGACTCAAAAAGAGGAGCGAGGAGACATACTCGTCATGA
- a CDS encoding epimerase gives MSMKAILFGATGMVGEGVLHEALDDPRIDSVLVIGRRSCDLRHPRLIEVLHNDFYDYSAIEVRLAGYDACFFCLGVTSVGKREEEYRRLTYDLTMAAARTLVRLNPQMVFCYVSGAGTDSTERGKSMWARVKGKTENDLMKLPFKAVYAFRPGFIKPIAGSKRSLTISKVLAPFYPVMKLLAPKFVCTLEDVGRSMIRAAAAGYPKPVLECIDIAELSRT, from the coding sequence ATGAGTATGAAGGCGATACTCTTCGGGGCCACCGGGATGGTCGGTGAAGGAGTGCTCCATGAGGCACTCGACGATCCCCGGATCGATTCCGTTCTGGTGATCGGTCGAAGATCGTGCGATCTCAGGCATCCCAGGCTCATCGAAGTGCTTCACAACGATTTCTATGATTACTCGGCGATCGAAGTTCGTCTGGCCGGATACGACGCCTGTTTCTTTTGCCTTGGCGTTACTTCGGTCGGCAAGCGGGAGGAAGAATACCGCCGGTTAACATACGACCTGACGATGGCGGCAGCCCGGACACTGGTGCGTCTCAATCCACAAATGGTCTTCTGTTATGTCTCCGGAGCGGGGACCGACAGTACTGAGCGGGGCAAAAGCATGTGGGCCAGGGTGAAGGGCAAAACGGAAAATGATCTGATGAAACTCCCCTTCAAAGCGGTCTATGCCTTCCGGCCCGGATTTATCAAACCAATTGCAGGATCCAAAAGGAGCCTCACGATCTCAAAGGTCCTCGCGCCTTTCTATCCGGTCATGAAACTGCTCGCTCCGAAGTTCGTATGCACGCTTGAGGATGTCGGTCGTTCGATGATCCGTGCGGCAGCGGCAGGTTATCCTAAACCTGTATTGGAGTGCATTGATATCGCGGAACTCTCGCGAACGTGA
- a CDS encoding glyoxalase superfamily protein, protein MNENPALLKSIAPQFVVPDVVKAAEYYRDFLGFKILGYWLDPPVFAIIKRGDITIHLGKGDTDIAQGNVTRREGGLDAYIYAAGVDALFEEFRNRGADIIDGPIDTVYGTREVLVQDCYGFVISFGENRTTAPPPADKENR, encoded by the coding sequence ATGAATGAGAATCCGGCCCTGCTGAAATCAATCGCGCCGCAATTCGTGGTTCCTGATGTGGTCAAAGCAGCGGAGTATTACAGGGACTTTCTTGGGTTCAAGATCCTTGGATATTGGCTCGACCCGCCGGTCTTTGCAATTATCAAACGAGGCGATATTACGATCCATTTGGGAAAAGGGGACACTGATATCGCCCAGGGAAATGTCACCCGTCGGGAGGGAGGGCTCGATGCGTACATTTACGCGGCGGGTGTTGATGCGTTGTTCGAGGAGTTCCGTAACCGGGGCGCCGACATTATCGACGGTCCGATTGACACTGTTTACGGCACCCGGGAAGTCCTGGTCCAGGATTGCTACGGCTTCGTCATCTCCTTTGGCGAGAATCGGACAACCGCGCCTCCACCTGCTGACAAGGAAAACCGATGA
- a CDS encoding phosphoglucomutase/phosphomannomutase family protein — protein MGSAIKFGTDGWRGRIAEDYTFENVRRCSQGFAEYLRSTMAPEKLSRGVVIGGDRRFNSEHFAAAAAEVLAANGIPVHYCGGGVPTPVISFSVKARGAIAAINITASHNPPTDNGFKVRDETGGAIAPEGLKKIEQSIPPDVAGVKRMKFADALSAGTIKEFNADAKYLEQLGHMIDVAPIRNSGMKILVDPMWGNGAGWFPRLLSGGKAEVVEIHSERNPAFPEMSRPEPIPPNVDAGLAKGKQAGADVVIITDGDADRVGIGDEKGRFIDQLRVYALLAMYLLDVRGMRGAIVKTLSTTSMLDALAKIYGIPIYETGVGFKYVAPKMTETDALIGGEESGGYAFRGHVPERDGILAGLFFLDLMCKTGLKPSQLLDRLFEKVGPHYYDRIDIVIEESQRDKLLGKLKASHPKQVAGMDVVQTNLSDGFKYILKDGSWLLIRFSGTEPLVRIYSEAPSEERIRAILEDGRKLLQ, from the coding sequence ATGGGATCGGCAATCAAATTCGGAACGGACGGCTGGCGCGGCAGGATCGCCGAAGATTACACGTTTGAGAACGTCCGCCGCTGCTCCCAGGGCTTTGCGGAATACCTTCGTTCGACGATGGCGCCGGAGAAGCTTTCCCGGGGCGTCGTTATCGGAGGCGACCGCCGGTTCAACTCGGAGCATTTCGCCGCCGCCGCCGCGGAAGTCCTCGCGGCAAACGGGATTCCCGTGCATTATTGCGGAGGAGGCGTCCCCACCCCCGTCATCTCGTTTAGCGTGAAGGCGCGGGGAGCGATAGCGGCGATCAACATTACCGCGAGCCATAATCCGCCCACCGATAACGGATTCAAGGTGCGGGACGAGACGGGGGGAGCGATCGCCCCCGAGGGATTGAAAAAGATCGAACAATCGATCCCTCCCGATGTGGCGGGGGTGAAGCGGATGAAGTTCGCCGACGCCCTCTCCGCGGGCACGATCAAAGAGTTTAACGCAGATGCGAAGTACCTCGAACAACTCGGGCATATGATCGACGTGGCGCCGATCCGAAATTCGGGGATGAAAATCCTCGTCGATCCGATGTGGGGCAACGGCGCCGGATGGTTCCCGCGGCTTCTCTCCGGAGGCAAGGCGGAGGTCGTCGAAATCCACAGCGAGCGCAACCCCGCGTTTCCAGAAATGAGCAGGCCCGAGCCGATTCCGCCCAACGTCGACGCGGGACTGGCGAAAGGGAAGCAGGCGGGCGCCGATGTCGTCATCATCACGGATGGAGACGCGGACCGCGTGGGAATCGGGGATGAGAAGGGGAGGTTTATCGACCAATTACGGGTCTATGCGCTCCTCGCGATGTACCTTCTCGACGTGCGCGGCATGCGGGGCGCGATCGTGAAGACTCTCTCCACGACTTCCATGCTCGATGCGCTTGCGAAGATCTACGGCATCCCCATTTATGAAACCGGGGTCGGGTTCAAGTACGTCGCACCGAAGATGACCGAGACGGACGCCCTGATCGGGGGAGAAGAAAGCGGCGGTTACGCGTTTCGCGGGCATGTCCCCGAGCGCGACGGGATTCTTGCGGGCCTCTTTTTCCTCGACCTCATGTGCAAAACCGGGCTTAAGCCCTCCCAGCTCCTCGACAGGCTCTTCGAAAAGGTCGGGCCTCACTACTATGACCGTATCGATATCGTGATCGAGGAATCCCAGCGCGACAAACTCCTCGGAAAACTGAAGGCCTCCCATCCGAAGCAGGTCGCCGGGATGGACGTGGTGCAAACGAACCTCTCCGACGGATTCAAGTACATTTTGAAGGACGGAAGCTGGCTCCTGATTCGTTTCTCGGGAACCGAACCCCTGGTCCGGATTTACTCGGAAGCCCCAAGCGAAGAAAGAATACGCGCAATCCTCGAAGACGGACGGAAACTGTTGCAGTAA
- a CDS encoding CPBP family intramembrane glutamic endopeptidase — MNPSPDTGEIAGAVRLWLRLPAIVRAVLTGGIVAAAGTVPWALLATANTKYWSSVPWALIPTILYLWFFWWYVRGGGWPQSTSGFRRTYCRANRVQGEVWGAAILAGVLGLISLVLFQSVMNRLVRLPQQEHLDISRYPPVTVFMWIVMSAIVAGVAEETSFRGYMQKQIEERHGPVIAILVTGALFGFAHFSHPEVGLILMPYYIVVAAVYGALAYFTNSIYPSMVLHAGGNILSTLDLIGRGRSEWQASPGASPLIWETGVDASFWLSVIGLLAVGAGALLAYSGLRRVARSAAGAIAPV; from the coding sequence ATGAATCCTTCGCCGGACACCGGGGAGATTGCCGGAGCGGTTCGCCTGTGGCTGCGCCTGCCTGCCATCGTTCGGGCCGTCCTTACAGGCGGAATCGTCGCGGCAGCCGGCACAGTCCCGTGGGCACTTCTTGCAACGGCAAACACGAAATATTGGTCGAGCGTACCCTGGGCTCTGATTCCCACAATCCTCTATCTCTGGTTTTTCTGGTGGTACGTTCGCGGGGGAGGATGGCCGCAATCGACTTCAGGGTTCCGGCGGACGTATTGCCGCGCGAACCGTGTTCAGGGCGAGGTGTGGGGCGCTGCGATACTGGCCGGAGTTTTGGGCCTCATCTCCCTTGTTCTCTTCCAGAGCGTCATGAACCGCCTCGTCAGGCTTCCTCAACAGGAGCACCTTGACATCTCCCGGTATCCTCCCGTGACCGTGTTCATGTGGATTGTCATGAGCGCCATCGTAGCCGGCGTGGCTGAGGAAACATCATTCCGCGGTTACATGCAGAAGCAGATCGAAGAGCGGCATGGTCCGGTGATCGCAATCCTGGTCACCGGGGCCCTGTTTGGGTTTGCCCACTTCAGTCACCCGGAGGTCGGGTTGATCCTGATGCCATACTATATAGTAGTGGCTGCTGTCTATGGAGCGCTCGCCTACTTTACGAATTCCATCTACCCGAGCATGGTCCTCCATGCAGGGGGCAACATCCTGAGCACACTGGACCTGATCGGGCGGGGACGCTCGGAATGGCAGGCTTCTCCGGGCGCTTCACCGCTCATCTGGGAAACCGGTGTAGACGCATCATTCTGGCTATCGGTGATCGGTCTCCTCGCGGTGGGTGCCGGCGCTCTCCTGGCATACTCCGGATTGCGACGGGTTGCACGGAGCGCGGCCGGGGCTATTGCGCCGGTCTGA
- a CDS encoding FAD-binding oxidoreductase gives MKTLDGREIELKQDKIDTLKMRLRGPVLLPGGAGYEDSRTVWNGMIDRRPSLVVRCLGVADVIACVQFVRENGLLLCIKGGGHNIAGLATADGALMLDMSLMRGVWVNKLESIAHAQAGCLLGDLDRETQIHGLAAVLGFVSLTGIAGLTLGGGFGYLTRRWGWTADTVVGMDVVTADGRLVRASGDENSDLFWGLRGGGGNFGVVTGFDYRLFPVGPEIVGGLVAWPGTEAPAVLELYRKLAESAPPELTLVLVIRLAPPAPWLPKEWHGKLIAGILACYSGDPAEGEKLVAPIKSFGKPVGDVLVRRPYAQLQSLLDATQPKGLRYYWKSEYVSQLDPGLLSGIVQHAGSIPSRHSAIGLFQIGGALNRLDRDHSPVGNRDARYVLNIPGAWERAEEDKTNIDWVRGAWNDMKKYSTGGTYLNFLTEDEGTERTDASLGNALKRLAQVKKKWDPENMFRTNRNIKPG, from the coding sequence TTGAAAACACTGGACGGACGCGAGATCGAGCTCAAGCAGGACAAGATCGATACCCTGAAGATGCGTCTGCGTGGCCCTGTGCTTCTTCCGGGCGGCGCCGGCTACGAAGATTCCCGGACGGTCTGGAATGGGATGATCGATCGCAGGCCCTCTCTCGTTGTCCGCTGCCTCGGTGTCGCCGATGTGATCGCGTGTGTTCAATTTGTGCGCGAAAACGGGCTTCTCCTCTGCATCAAGGGGGGCGGGCACAACATCGCGGGACTCGCCACCGCCGACGGAGCGCTCATGCTCGATATGTCTCTCATGCGCGGCGTCTGGGTAAACAAGCTGGAATCGATCGCCCATGCGCAGGCGGGCTGTCTCCTCGGAGATCTGGACCGTGAGACCCAGATCCACGGGCTCGCTGCCGTGCTTGGATTTGTGTCGCTCACCGGCATTGCCGGACTCACGCTGGGGGGAGGGTTCGGTTACCTGACACGGCGCTGGGGTTGGACGGCCGATACCGTCGTCGGAATGGACGTCGTCACTGCTGATGGACGGCTCGTGCGAGCGAGCGGAGACGAAAATTCCGATCTCTTCTGGGGATTGCGGGGCGGCGGCGGCAATTTCGGCGTCGTGACGGGATTCGATTACAGGCTTTTTCCAGTCGGCCCGGAGATTGTCGGTGGGCTCGTCGCGTGGCCGGGGACCGAGGCTCCCGCAGTGCTGGAATTGTACCGGAAGCTCGCCGAGAGTGCGCCGCCGGAGCTTACGCTCGTATTGGTGATTCGCCTGGCTCCCCCTGCGCCATGGCTTCCAAAGGAGTGGCATGGAAAGCTGATCGCGGGAATTCTTGCCTGCTATTCCGGCGATCCCGCAGAGGGAGAGAAACTTGTCGCTCCGATCAAATCGTTCGGGAAGCCGGTCGGCGATGTTCTCGTTCGCCGCCCCTATGCGCAACTGCAATCGCTCCTCGATGCGACTCAGCCTAAAGGGCTCCGGTACTATTGGAAGAGCGAATACGTTTCGCAACTCGATCCCGGGCTGCTGTCCGGGATTGTTCAGCATGCCGGCAGCATTCCGTCCCGGCACTCGGCGATAGGCCTCTTCCAGATCGGCGGCGCCCTCAACAGGCTCGATCGGGATCATTCCCCTGTCGGTAATCGTGACGCGCGGTATGTTCTCAACATTCCGGGGGCGTGGGAACGGGCGGAGGAGGACAAAACAAACATTGATTGGGTTCGGGGAGCATGGAACGATATGAAGAAGTATTCGACGGGGGGAACCTACCTCAATTTTCTGACCGAAGACGAAGGGACTGAACGCACCGACGCATCACTCGGCAACGCACTCAAGCGACTCGCTCAGGTCAAGAAGAAGTGGGATCCCGAAAACATGTTCCGCACAAACCGCAACATTAAGCCAGGATGA
- a CDS encoding DsrE family protein: protein MRTLYLSVALSLVAASICSAQPSTPGSPGKAQRDSVAHARMIADSLRIEKLVAISEYPYLKGTKWSGVVPVADPTEIPDPNREYKLLFGVTAKNPDSLAKDINKSLDEVARVLNLHVASGIAPNKITPVVLVYGPGLEALMSNESYQKKHSVDNPNIKLIQDIEKAGGKFIACGQAMAFSDVKKEQLLPEVKITLTAQTVLSNYQLQGYVLYSIRVDR from the coding sequence ATGAGAACACTTTATCTTTCTGTCGCGCTCTCCCTCGTAGCGGCGTCGATCTGCTCCGCTCAACCCTCCACGCCCGGTAGTCCCGGAAAGGCGCAGAGGGACAGCGTTGCCCACGCCAGAATGATTGCGGATTCACTGAGGATCGAAAAACTCGTCGCGATCTCCGAATACCCCTACCTCAAGGGTACCAAGTGGAGCGGGGTCGTACCTGTGGCCGATCCGACTGAAATTCCCGACCCGAACCGCGAGTACAAGCTGCTGTTCGGCGTCACCGCCAAGAATCCCGACTCTCTCGCCAAAGATATCAATAAGAGCCTGGACGAAGTCGCCCGGGTGCTCAACCTGCATGTCGCGTCGGGAATCGCGCCGAACAAAATCACTCCGGTTGTGCTGGTGTATGGCCCCGGCCTCGAGGCGCTCATGAGCAACGAGAGTTATCAGAAAAAGCATTCCGTGGATAACCCGAACATCAAGCTCATTCAGGATATCGAGAAGGCAGGAGGAAAGTTCATCGCTTGCGGGCAGGCCATGGCATTTTCCGATGTCAAAAAGGAGCAGCTTCTGCCCGAAGTGAAAATAACGCTTACGGCCCAGACGGTGTTGTCAAACTATCAGCTCCAGGGGTACGTCTTGTATTCGATCCGAGTGGATCGATAA
- a CDS encoding DUF1801 domain-containing protein produces MPKPKSVDAYIAAASKDAKGKLKQLRKAIRETAPAAEERISYGIPYYGYKGRLVYFAAFKNHIGLYLPGPVLEEHKNELKGFETAKATVRFPLDRNLPIALIKKLVRARKKLNEAKEKK; encoded by the coding sequence ATGCCAAAACCCAAGAGCGTCGACGCGTACATTGCCGCGGCTTCGAAGGATGCCAAAGGGAAACTGAAACAGCTTCGGAAGGCAATCAGAGAGACCGCGCCGGCGGCCGAGGAACGCATCAGCTACGGAATTCCCTACTACGGGTATAAAGGACGGCTGGTTTATTTCGCGGCGTTTAAGAATCATATCGGACTCTATCTCCCGGGCCCCGTTCTCGAGGAGCACAAGAATGAGTTGAAGGGATTTGAAACTGCCAAAGCGACCGTCCGCTTTCCATTGGACAGGAATCTCCCGATCGCACTCATAAAAAAACTGGTCAGGGCGAGAAAGAAATTGAACGAGGCCAAAGAGAAGAAATGA
- a CDS encoding MFS transporter translates to MGIRPNLPQFSLLVLVNAFVGAMVGMERSILPLMGEREFGIASRSAIISFLITFGIVKALSNLVAGRFSDRVGRRKILIAGWIAGIPVPFLLMGAQSWSWILAANVLLGLNQGLCWSTTVIMKIDLAGPRRRGFAMGLNEFSGYVAVAVAAFCSALIAQKYGLRPYPFFLGVGVSITGFLLSFLFVKETSGFTKVESGLSGRPREETAEEAISFKEVFLRTSWQDRNLFSCSQAGLINNLNDGVAWGLFPIYFASLGFPVAEIGILAAVYPGVWGVTQVFTGILSDNIGRKWMIAAGMWLQAAAIWMILGAGEFAWLLGASALLGLGTALAYPTLLAAVGDSSKPAWRASAVGVYRLWRDLGYAAGAICIGFAADTLGLSPAFRIVACLTFVSGVIVAAAYREPSGSG, encoded by the coding sequence ATGGGGATCCGCCCCAACCTCCCCCAGTTCTCACTCCTCGTTCTCGTCAACGCATTCGTCGGCGCGATGGTGGGAATGGAACGGTCGATTCTTCCCCTGATGGGAGAACGGGAGTTTGGAATCGCGTCGCGCTCGGCGATCATCTCCTTTCTCATCACCTTCGGGATCGTGAAGGCGTTGAGCAATCTCGTCGCGGGGAGGTTCTCAGACCGTGTTGGCCGAAGAAAGATCCTGATCGCGGGTTGGATTGCCGGAATCCCGGTTCCGTTCCTGTTGATGGGAGCGCAGTCGTGGTCGTGGATCCTCGCGGCGAACGTTCTGCTCGGGCTCAACCAGGGATTGTGCTGGTCGACCACCGTCATCATGAAAATCGACCTCGCGGGACCCAGGAGGCGGGGGTTCGCAATGGGGCTGAACGAGTTCTCCGGATATGTCGCGGTCGCGGTTGCGGCGTTTTGTTCGGCGCTGATCGCCCAGAAGTACGGCCTCCGTCCCTATCCGTTCTTCCTCGGGGTTGGCGTCTCAATCACGGGATTTCTTCTTTCGTTCCTGTTCGTAAAAGAAACAAGCGGGTTCACGAAGGTGGAGTCCGGCCTCTCCGGGCGGCCCCGCGAGGAAACCGCGGAAGAGGCAATCTCCTTCAAGGAAGTATTTCTTCGAACGTCCTGGCAGGATCGTAATCTTTTCAGCTGCAGCCAGGCCGGACTCATCAACAACCTCAACGACGGCGTAGCGTGGGGCCTGTTTCCGATTTACTTCGCCTCGCTCGGATTCCCGGTCGCCGAAATCGGAATCCTCGCGGCTGTCTATCCGGGAGTCTGGGGGGTGACACAGGTCTTTACCGGGATCCTCAGCGATAACATCGGGCGAAAGTGGATGATCGCCGCCGGGATGTGGCTTCAGGCCGCGGCCATCTGGATGATACTCGGCGCCGGCGAGTTCGCGTGGCTCCTCGGAGCGTCCGCTCTCCTGGGGCTTGGAACCGCGCTGGCCTATCCGACATTACTTGCCGCCGTAGGGGACTCATCCAAACCCGCGTGGCGGGCATCGGCGGTCGGAGTTTACCGGCTCTGGCGCGATCTGGGATATGCGGCCGGGGCGATATGCATAGGGTTTGCCGCAGATACCCTGGGCCTCAGTCCCGCTTTTCGAATCGTCGCCTGTCTGACGTTCGTTTCGGGTGTGATCGTTGCCGCCGCTTACCGCGAACCGTCCGGATCCGGTTAG
- a CDS encoding OsmC family protein yields MPIRTADAVWEGDLKTGKGNMKLAGGAFDGPYSFSSRFEEGKGTNPEELIAAAHAGCFSMAFSGGLTRAGFAPTRVSTNAKVKIEKVGEGFKITTSELTTEAVVPGIDESKFQEVAEGAKKNCPVSQALAGVNITLTAKLLK; encoded by the coding sequence ATGCCGATACGGACAGCGGACGCCGTTTGGGAGGGAGACCTCAAAACGGGGAAGGGGAACATGAAACTTGCGGGGGGAGCCTTCGACGGCCCCTATTCATTCTCCTCGAGATTCGAAGAAGGGAAGGGGACCAATCCTGAAGAGCTCATTGCGGCGGCTCACGCGGGATGCTTCTCCATGGCCTTCTCAGGCGGACTCACAAGAGCGGGATTTGCCCCCACAAGAGTGAGCACCAACGCCAAAGTGAAGATCGAAAAAGTCGGAGAGGGATTCAAGATAACGACGAGCGAGCTGACGACGGAGGCCGTGGTGCCCGGCATCGACGAGTCAAAATTCCAGGAAGTCGCCGAGGGTGCCAAGAAGAACTGCCCCGTTTCGCAGGCGCTCGCAGGGGTGAATATCACTCTGACCGCGAAGCTCTTGAAGTAG
- a CDS encoding glycosyltransferase family 9 protein produces MKFIGDVVLTTPVVRAVREKFPSAHIAYLAEKQAVSLLEGNPHLNELIAFDFSKPGFLEQLRVIQRLRKGKFDVFIDLFCNPRTALLARSSGAPVRIGKEVRGRGRLYTERIVDDGKPKTAIEYHYQYVRPLGVERTHVQTEIFLSDAEKREAGIYLKWQDVDLEKPVVGLHPGATWPAKMWPAERFADLIDLIKAKLDVHVVVTQGPRDAAIIEKISALAVGNATFLKAVPLRQLAAVLSKFRVYVANDSGPMHIAAAVGTRTIGIFGPGEENIWFPYVPPFYPLSAGHTALRKDVPCHPCHLDYCNREGEGYMECMNLLGVKEVFEEIRKRL; encoded by the coding sequence ATGAAGTTTATCGGCGACGTGGTGTTGACCACGCCGGTCGTCCGCGCCGTACGGGAGAAATTTCCATCCGCACACATCGCCTACCTCGCGGAGAAGCAAGCGGTGTCCCTTCTCGAGGGGAACCCGCACCTCAACGAGCTCATCGCATTTGATTTTTCGAAGCCGGGGTTCCTGGAACAACTCCGCGTGATTCAACGCCTCCGCAAGGGAAAATTCGACGTCTTCATAGATTTGTTCTGCAACCCCCGCACGGCCCTGCTCGCCCGATCGAGCGGCGCGCCTGTCCGGATCGGCAAGGAGGTGCGGGGACGCGGGCGATTGTATACCGAACGGATCGTGGACGACGGAAAGCCGAAAACGGCGATCGAATACCACTATCAGTATGTCCGACCTCTGGGCGTCGAACGCACTCACGTGCAAACGGAAATATTCCTGAGCGATGCGGAAAAACGCGAGGCGGGAATCTATCTCAAGTGGCAGGATGTGGATCTGGAGAAGCCGGTCGTCGGGTTGCACCCCGGCGCGACCTGGCCGGCAAAAATGTGGCCCGCCGAACGATTCGCCGATCTGATCGATTTGATCAAGGCAAAGCTCGATGTCCACGTGGTGGTGACACAGGGCCCCCGCGACGCCGCTATTATAGAGAAGATTTCGGCTCTGGCGGTGGGAAACGCGACATTTCTCAAGGCGGTGCCCTTGCGGCAGCTCGCCGCGGTGCTTTCAAAGTTCAGAGTGTATGTCGCGAACGACAGCGGACCCATGCATATCGCTGCCGCAGTCGGGACCAGGACGATCGGGATTTTCGGTCCGGGCGAGGAGAATATCTGGTTTCCGTACGTGCCGCCGTTCTACCCTCTTTCCGCCGGCCACACGGCACTTCGGAAGGACGTGCCCTGCCATCCCTGCCACCTCGATTACTGCAACCGTGAAGGCGAAGGGTACATGGAGTGCATGAATCTGCTCGGCGTGAAGGAGGTGTTTGAAGAAATCCGGAAACGATTATAG
- the eno gene encoding phosphopyruvate hydratase → MTTITDAYAREILDSRGNPTIEVDVVLESGVRGRASVPSGASTGEREAIELRDGDKMRYDGKGVLNAVENVNDKIAEAIIGFDATDQVGIDRLMIELDATPTKANLGANAILGVSLAVARAAAEALEMPLYRYLGGANAKVLPVPMMNILNGGKHADNNVDFQEFMIVPVDAVNFAEALRMGTETFHSLKGVLKKKGYNTAVGDEGGFAPNLKSNEEAIEVILDAIVKAGMKPGKDIFLALDPAASEFFEKGKYVFRKSDKSAKKPEQMVKFYEKWVKEYPIISIEDGMAENDWEGWTIMTETLGEKIQLVGDDLFVTNTEILAKGIEKGVANSILIKVNQIGTLTETLDCIEMAKRAGYSTVISHRSGETEDTTIADIAVATNAGQIKTGSASRTDRVAKYNQLLRIEEELDTNAIYPGLGAF, encoded by the coding sequence ATGACCACGATTACCGACGCCTATGCGCGGGAAATCCTCGACTCACGCGGAAATCCCACGATCGAAGTCGACGTTGTGCTGGAATCCGGCGTCCGCGGCCGCGCGTCGGTTCCGAGCGGGGCATCGACCGGCGAGCGCGAGGCGATCGAGCTTCGCGACGGCGACAAGATGCGCTACGACGGCAAGGGAGTCCTGAATGCCGTCGAGAACGTGAACGATAAAATCGCGGAAGCCATCATCGGCTTCGACGCGACGGACCAGGTCGGGATCGATCGTCTGATGATCGAACTCGACGCGACCCCGACCAAAGCAAACCTCGGGGCGAACGCGATCCTCGGCGTTTCCCTCGCCGTCGCCAGGGCAGCCGCGGAGGCGCTCGAGATGCCGCTCTACCGGTATCTCGGCGGGGCGAACGCCAAAGTGCTCCCCGTTCCGATGATGAATATCCTCAACGGCGGGAAGCATGCGGACAACAATGTCGATTTCCAGGAGTTCATGATCGTTCCCGTTGACGCGGTGAATTTCGCGGAGGCGCTCCGGATGGGAACCGAGACCTTTCATTCGCTGAAAGGGGTTCTCAAGAAAAAGGGGTACAACACGGCGGTCGGCGATGAGGGGGGATTCGCGCCCAACCTGAAATCGAACGAGGAAGCGATCGAGGTCATCCTCGACGCGATCGTGAAGGCGGGCATGAAGCCGGGAAAAGACATCTTCCTGGCGCTCGATCCCGCGGCGAGCGAGTTCTTTGAGAAGGGAAAATACGTCTTCAGAAAATCGGACAAGTCGGCGAAGAAACCGGAGCAGATGGTGAAGTTCTATGAGAAGTGGGTGAAGGAATATCCGATCATTTCGATTGAGGACGGGATGGCCGAGAACGACTGGGAGGGATGGACCATCATGACCGAAACGCTCGGAGAGAAAATCCAGCTCGTGGGGGACGACCTCTTCGTGACGAACACGGAGATCCTCGCGAAAGGGATCGAAAAAGGAGTGGCAAACTCGATTCTGATCAAGGTCAATCAGATCGGCACCCTCACCGAAACGCTCGACTGCATAGAAATGGCGAAACGGGCGGGATATTCGACGGTGATCAGCCATCGTTCGGGAGAAACGGAAGACACGACCATCGCCGACATCGCCGTCGCGACGAACGCCGGCCAGATCAAGACCGGTTCGGCGAGCCGCACCGATCGGGTCGCAAAGTACAACCAGCTCCTCCGGATCGAAGAGGAGCTCGATACGAACGCCATCTATCCCGGCCTGGGAGCGTTTTGA